A window from Gorilla gorilla gorilla isolate KB3781 chromosome 21, NHGRI_mGorGor1-v2.1_pri, whole genome shotgun sequence encodes these proteins:
- the TTPAL gene encoding alpha-tocopherol transfer protein-like isoform X1 encodes MSEESDSLRTSPSVASLSENELPPPPEPPGYVCSLTEDLVTKAREELQEKPEWRLRDVQALRDMVRKEYPNLSTSLDDAFLLRFLRARKFDYDRALQLLVNYHSCRRSWPEVFNNLKPSALKDVLASGFLTVLPHTDPRGCHVVCIRPDRWIPSNYPITENIRAIYLTLEKLIQSEETQVNGIVILADYKGVSLSKASHFGPFIAKKVIGILQDGFPIRIKAVHVVNEPRIFKGIFAIIKPFLKEKIANRFFLHGSDLNSLHTNLPRSILPKEYGGTAGELDTATWNAVLLASEDDFVKEFCQPVPACDSILGQTLLPEGLTSDAQCDDSLRAVKSQLYSCY; translated from the exons ATGTCCGAAGAAAGTGACTCTCTGAGAACCAGCCCTTCTGTGGCCTCACTCTCTGAAAATGAGCTGCCACCACCACCTGAGCCTCCGGGCTACGTGTGCTCACTGACAGAAGACCTGGTCACCAAAGCCCGGGAAGAGCTGCAGGAAAAGCCGGAATGGAGACTTCGAGATGTGCAGGCCCTTCGTGACATGGTGCGGAAGGAGTACCCGAACCTGAGCACATCCCTCGACGATGCCTTCCTGCTGCGCTTCCTCCGAGCCCGCAAGTTTGATTACGACCGGGCCCTGCAGCTCCTCGTCAACTACCACAGCTGTAGAAGAAGCTGGCCCGAAGTCTTCAATAACTTGAAGCCATCAGCCTTAAAAGATGTCCTTGCTTCCGGGTTCCTCACCGTGCTGCCCCACACTGACCCCAGGGGCTGCCATGTCGTCTGCATCCGCCCAG ACAGATGGATACCGAGCAACTATCCAATTACTGAAAACATCCGAGCCATATACTTGACCTTAGAAAAACTCATTCAGTCTGAAGAAACCCAGGTGAATGGAATTGTAATTCTTGCAGACTACAAAGGAGTGAGTTTATCAAAAGCATCTCACTTTGGCCCTTTTATAGCCAAAAAGGTGATTGGCATCCTCCAG GATGGTTTCCCCATTCGGATAAAAGCAGTCCATGTTGTGAATGAACCTCGAATATTTAAAGGCATTTTTGCCATCATAAAACCATTTCTAAAGGAGAAAATAGCAAACAGA TTCTTCCTCCATGGGTCTGACTTGAACTCTCTCCACACAAACCTTCCAAGAAGCATCCTCCCCAAGGAGTATGGGGGCACGGCTGGGGAGCTGGACACTGCCACCTGGAACGCGGTACTGCTGGCTTCAGAAGACGATTTTGTGAAAGAGTTCTGCCAACCTGTTCCTGCCTGTGACAGCATCCTGGGCCAGACGCTGCTGCCTGAGGGCCTGACCTCAGATGCACAGTGTGACGACTCCTTGCGAGCTGTGAAGTCACAGCTGTACTCCTGCTACTAG
- the TTPAL gene encoding alpha-tocopherol transfer protein-like isoform X2 — protein sequence MSEESDSLRTSPSVASLSENELPPPPEPPGYVCSLTEDLVTKAREELQEKPEWRLRDVQALRDMVRKEYPNLSTSLDDAFLLRFLRARKFDYDRALQLLVNYHSCRRSWPEVFNNLKPSALKDVLASGFLTVLPHTDPRGCHVVCIRPDRWIPSNYPITENIRAIYLTLEKLIQSEETQDGFPIRIKAVHVVNEPRIFKGIFAIIKPFLKEKIANRFFLHGSDLNSLHTNLPRSILPKEYGGTAGELDTATWNAVLLASEDDFVKEFCQPVPACDSILGQTLLPEGLTSDAQCDDSLRAVKSQLYSCY from the exons ATGTCCGAAGAAAGTGACTCTCTGAGAACCAGCCCTTCTGTGGCCTCACTCTCTGAAAATGAGCTGCCACCACCACCTGAGCCTCCGGGCTACGTGTGCTCACTGACAGAAGACCTGGTCACCAAAGCCCGGGAAGAGCTGCAGGAAAAGCCGGAATGGAGACTTCGAGATGTGCAGGCCCTTCGTGACATGGTGCGGAAGGAGTACCCGAACCTGAGCACATCCCTCGACGATGCCTTCCTGCTGCGCTTCCTCCGAGCCCGCAAGTTTGATTACGACCGGGCCCTGCAGCTCCTCGTCAACTACCACAGCTGTAGAAGAAGCTGGCCCGAAGTCTTCAATAACTTGAAGCCATCAGCCTTAAAAGATGTCCTTGCTTCCGGGTTCCTCACCGTGCTGCCCCACACTGACCCCAGGGGCTGCCATGTCGTCTGCATCCGCCCAG ACAGATGGATACCGAGCAACTATCCAATTACTGAAAACATCCGAGCCATATACTTGACCTTAGAAAAACTCATTCAGTCTGAAGAAACCCAG GATGGTTTCCCCATTCGGATAAAAGCAGTCCATGTTGTGAATGAACCTCGAATATTTAAAGGCATTTTTGCCATCATAAAACCATTTCTAAAGGAGAAAATAGCAAACAGA TTCTTCCTCCATGGGTCTGACTTGAACTCTCTCCACACAAACCTTCCAAGAAGCATCCTCCCCAAGGAGTATGGGGGCACGGCTGGGGAGCTGGACACTGCCACCTGGAACGCGGTACTGCTGGCTTCAGAAGACGATTTTGTGAAAGAGTTCTGCCAACCTGTTCCTGCCTGTGACAGCATCCTGGGCCAGACGCTGCTGCCTGAGGGCCTGACCTCAGATGCACAGTGTGACGACTCCTTGCGAGCTGTGAAGTCACAGCTGTACTCCTGCTACTAG